The genomic window ACCTGCGACGCACCTGCAAGGGCTGTTTCCGGGCGTTCTCCGGCTTGCCTAGCCACCAGCGCGCTTCCGTAGCAGCTTGCGGCGGCCGCTTGCTCGACAAAAATCCTGAATCGCCCCTCCGGCCAGGTCGCGAACGTTGCGACCCGGCCGTTTTGATTGGCCGGCTGGATTACCGATCAATGCACCAATGCACCTCACCGTCGAAACAAACGCTTGAGTAAACGGACCAACATCTGGAGGTCCCGCTGCAACCGCGTAACAGCGAGCAGCAAATAGACGGTCCTGATCGCAGAATTCGGCGAAAGCGCGAAGGTTGAATTACCCAGATGGGCGTGGTCGAGCGCTTGCCGCAGCATTACGACAAAGGCACGCGAACCGATCTGTGGCGGAGCAACGCCGCAATAAACCAAGTAGGCGTCGCCGGTTTCGGCAGCAATCTGTCGCCTAGCCAAATCCGGCGCCCTCGTTGCCAAAATACGTACGTGCCCGTCCGCGCCAGCCACAAGCGTGACGATATGCATGATCACGCCCCTCCCGCGCGAATTAGCGCAGCCGCAGCAGCAGCAGTCGAGATTACCTGATAGAGGGCTCGGACCCGGCGTCCGATGGGTCCATTATTGACGACGCGCTGCGTCGCCCGCATGGTATTGGGAACCATGACGATCTCCTGTGGTAGCAGGTGGTCGAATGGCCAGGTCGTGCCGGGGTTGCACCCCCGGCGCGGCCGCCCTTAAGTGCGGTCGCTGCCTGACCAGCCGCAGGATGCGGCTGCTATTAAATGGGAAGTAGCGAGACAGTATATCAAGAAGGGCGCACTGAAGTTCAACCGAGAGGGTTAATGGGCGAATAACTGCTCTTACCCTCAAGATGCATCGAAGCAGCCTCGACCGTGCGCCAGGCGTACGAATAGTCCTTGTCGGGGCGGGTCTGGGCGAGCCAGGCCGCGATCTCGCTTCCGTCAATACCATGTGCCAAAGCTTCTACGGCAGACGCGAAGTCAATTTCCGAGCGGGATCCGCTGGAAGCAGGCCGACGTCCAGCAGCAAGTTGCCCGTCGATGCGCTTGGCCGCGCGAGCGCGAAATACGTCGAGCTGTTTCCAAAGCGGCATTTTGATTTCAGGAGCAGACAAGGCCGCTTTTTCCGGGCGGCGCCCCGCGCCCGCCCGCGCCTGTGACGCACATGCTGGCTCAATCTCCGCCAGGAGAGCGGCTGCCCGGGGCGCAACAAGACCCGGCGCAGTGTGGATCACGCGCACAAATGGAAAGAGACCATTCGGCTGGCGATACTTGTCCTTGCGATTTGTAAGGCCCGGCACCCTGCCCGGCTGCCACGCAGAGGCCGCGCGCGGATCAGCGTCAAACGTCTGAATGAGGTGCCGCAATGCGGCTTGCACAAGCTCCGGGCTGAGCCACGCCCCGACGGGCACCAAGCGAATCCACACCTGAAAATTTCCAGGTGAAGTTTCCACCGTAAGAACGGGCGGAAAGTCATTTGACGTCAAGCGCGCAACGTTGCCAGCCGTCACATCGTCAAGCAGTACGACGCCAGGATGTCCTCCCGTGTTAGCGCGAACGCGCAGGTACACGTGCGCGCCGCGCGCGTTCGCGGCACACGCGCGCGGCAGCAGAGCAAGCACATCAGACGTGGCAAGGTCCCGGTTTTGCCAGTACCCGCGACCGCGCACTTCACCGGGGCGGGGCGGAAAAATCATCCCGAGGTCGACCGGTGTGCCGATCGCCTCAATTGCCCTTGTCACAGCCGAGACGGTGAGGGGATGCGTCACCGTGCTCTCTCCGACCAGCCGGGGAGCCGGCCGCGCATTTTCGTAAACGCATAGCGGTTCACTTCGCGACTGAGTTCAGAGATCGGGAGGTTCGACCACTGAGGCGGAATTGCTTCGTTGATAGCGTCGAGAAACCTCACGCCCTCAAGCGCGGAATGCGTCACCGCAATCGCCTGACCGACCAGATCGCATGCAAGAGCCGCAAACTTATCAAACGCGCCCTCGCGCGCCTGACCCACAAAAGTTCCAAACCGCCCGTCGATTTCCAGCGGGGGATATTTTTCCTCCAATGCCGCGCATGCTAGTGCAACGGAAACTCCATCTCGTTTGGCTATGCGCTGGCCATCCCGGATCTTAGCAAGGTCCTGGAGTACGGCCGTCTGGCTCGCAATGTGGCCGTTCAGTACGCGAAAAAGTGATGGAATTGTAGGCGCCCTAACCGGCTGCTCCACCTCCTCACTCCATCCATTTTCACCAAACTCATTGTCCGACATGTGCATCTCCTAAGGTGCGGATCCTCTCAATATCGTTCGTCGGCCTGCAAAACCAAAATCGTCCGCGTGATTGAAATTATTTGTTCGCCTCTTGCAGGCTCAGAAATCATTCTGGTGACGGAAGGACAGCGATAGCCAGGTGTGCGTGCGGATATCCGCACGCACCTGGGCAGGGGGCGAAGCCCCCGTGCACCCCCCTTTGAGACGAACGATGACGACTGATAAAAAATGCAGACGATCTGAAAAACGACAAATGCAGTGCACGTTGCTCGTGCGCCTTGACGATCAGCTCGCCAACAAGCTCGGCGCCGCAGCAAGGGCCGGCGGTTCAACGCGTCCCGCCTTCGTGCGCGCGCTATTGCTACATCACCTCGAACAAGAAACCCCCGCGCCCGCTTCGGTTACTGAATTGCAAGCAACGGCACCCGTGTCTCGCGTTACGGATATTGAACGATTGTTCGCCACAGCCGGCACCCATGTTGGGCGCCAGACCGGAGCACTCGTTCAACTCGCCAAGTCGGTGCGGGCGAATGGAGGGGCTTCCTCACTCCATGCTGAGATCGAGAAATTGATTATCGACGCACGCAAGACGCTCGCATGCATTCGCGACGCGCTTCTGGAGATAAAGCCATGATTACCGGCTTTTGCGTGCATTCAGGTGGAACGGCTCTCGCCCGGCATCTCGCCCGGCACGACAACAATGAGAGCGTTTCTGTTGCTACACGAGGTCTCGCGGCTGACACAATCAAAGACGGCATCACTGAGCTCGGCCTGATGTCGAGAGGCTGTGGTACTAAAAAGCCGCTAATCCACGTTTGGGCCAGCCCTACGCGATTGTACTCAAAGGGCGGTTGGAGCCGGTATTGGGCCAGATTTGAAAAGGAGTTTGGCCTTGAATTACAGCCGTATGTCGAAGTCACGCATATAAAGCTCGGTCTCGGGGGGCGCACCGCGGAGCACAAGCATCGTGTTTACGTCCGCATCCGGCCAGATAGGACCGCAATTCCGTATTCGCACAGCCACAAGCGCATGGAAAAGCTCTCACGACTGGCGGAGCTGGATGCCGGCGAGCCGCTAACAAAAGGTCGGCACAGCAGGGCTGTAGTGAAAGCGTTGGAACGGCAGGGACTCGAGCTTGAAGCGCAGGCCTTGGTGAATGCGGGCCTGACGACGGGGCCGCTACCCGTTGCACCGTCGCCAGCTGAACGCGCCGCAGCCGAGCAGAAGGAAGATCTCGCCCCCGATGCAATCTGGATGCGCGCGCATAGTGCCTGGTGCCGCTCGAATGACGCTGCATCCTTCGTTGCAGCATTGCAGGCCGAAGGGTTGAGCATCGCGGAGGGCAGCCGCGGTCCAGTTCTTGTTGGCCCGCGTGGTAGCGTGACCAGTTTGCGGCGAGCTGTTTCGAACGGCGCACGCCGCGCGGGTTGCGATTCGGTACGTAAAAGCGACATCCGGCAGCGGATCGCCGACCATATACTTCCAGCGCTCGACGATGTGCTCAAAAGCCAACCGGCATGCCCAGTTGATCAGTTGTTTTCCATCGTCGGCCTTGATCGAAGCATCCCTGTTCCAGATCCCAAGTATCCGTCCGCCCAAGTCGAGGAAAACCATTCCTGGTCGTTCGCAAACGCAGCTGAACCGACTAGTTTCGACGCGCCCACTACAGAGGATATATTGCTCACGCCCGCACAAATGGCTGCTGCTCAGGCGTTTGAAGATGCGCTCGCTTATGGGAGCGCTGAATTCGCGCAAAAGGTACTTCGGGAAATCGAAGCCGAGTTGGCAACGGCGCAGCAAGAGAAAATCGCAGAAGACAAGGATCTTGCCCAGCACTTGCGTCAGCGCGTTGCCAGACTTGGGGGGGACCCCGCGTTGCCAGCCATCGGGATTCCAGGCTGGCGCGATGCATTCAAAGCCGATCTTGCGCGCCTTCCCCGCAAAATCGGGCCGGTATTACGCTGGGTAGAACAGAGAGAGGCGGGTTGCTGCAAGATCACTTTGCGGTCCGGCGTTACAGTTATCACGATGCCCGATCGGGCTGTTGCCGATCAAGCAACGGACGAAACCGTGTCCGTGATGATCTCTCACGCTCACGCCCGTGGCTGGCAAGAAATCACTGTCACCGGGGGGACACCGGAATGGCGAGAAGCGATTACGCGCGCCGCCACGAGAGCGGGGATCGCCGTCGTCAATCACGATCTCAAACTAGTAGAAGAGGAAGAGCGGCAAATCATGCGGAAGGAGATGGCCCTTGAGCTTGTCAACGATGGTCGCATGCCCGGCAACAGGTAACCCAAGCCGTGATCACGATGAAGCCTGCAACATCACGGCCGATGACCGTGCTGGCATCGTTTACTATTACCGCTACAACAACCGCGGTCGCCTCGATCGGCCGACCATTGGATCAACACGGCGGATTAAGCAAATTGCCAACGATCTAGCCCGCGTGGTTCGAATTTGACGATGGTCCAATGGCACAGGCCGGCGCGCGCGCCGGAAGGAATATCCCTTGCCGGCAACCGATAAATACCCAAGAGCGGGAGTGCGGGAGGGCAGCTGGAAAAATTGGTCCTGAGACGCCGGGAAAGGCTCTTCTCAGAGGTCTCGAGGACCAAGCTGGGAGGAAATGCTTCGCGGGGCTTCCCACCGCCGTAAGGTCCGTTTCCGGCCGTTACAAACGGATTGCGTACAAACACTCACGTTCTCGTCCGGACGACAGGTCATGCCCCCGGCGCCCGGCCCCACAATCTCGACTTCCACCAGCACCGGCGTCCCGAAGTTCTGCCCGCGGTTGGCTACTGTCCACATGATCGGCCAATGCCCGGCCGAACTCGACGTTCTTAAGAAAGTTCTACAGACGCCGCCCGTTGAAAGCTTAATTCGTCGCCCCACAGCTACAACCTCAGCCCAGGCTCAACGTGTTCCGCAAAACTATCGGCCGCCGCGACACCTTCAGTCCGGCGCGGAAAGAGCGCCGAGACCGTCTTGAGCGGCCTGAGCAGCTGCCGGCGGTGTCATCGCGGCCGCAGGCAGAGCAGGAACCGGATGAATCGCGCGGAATCTCTGCACGAAGGCTTCACGGTCGTTCAGCCGCACCAGAACGGGATTTTCACAGCTGGACGCTTTCCCGAACACCACCGCATGTCGCGCCTCAAGGCTTGGCAGAACCCCTGCATAATCGCCGCCAATGTAGTTCGACAGAAATTCTTTGCCGGTGTCGTCGAAAGTCCGCATTGCAAAAATAGTGTTGCACTGGTTCAGGATCGTCTTCGTTACGTTGGCGGTCCGCTGCGTGATCAACAGGCAACCGAGGCCGTACTTGCGACCCTGCAGGATGGCGCGAGCGGTGCGCGCCGTCGCCGCTTTGTCGCCCTCGGCGACGACGGAGTTCCACTCCGGCACCAGTGAGTGCGCCTCCTCATAGACCAAGCACAGCCGGCCCTGATCGGTCATGCCGAGTTCCTGGCACACCCTAAGCGCGGCATCCGAGATTAAGGCCGTGATCTCGGTCGGTGTGAGCGACGCCATCGACGCGTCGCCTGTTTTGAAATCCTTGAAACCAGTCTGCCGCCACACATCAAATGCCGCAGGATTCACGATACGGAGATTGCGCCCATTTTCTGCCAGGAATGCGCGAATTTGCTCGGTCAGCTTCTGCGAGAAGCGTCCAACGGTACCGCCTTCCTCACGGTTCTGTTCGACCTTTCCCCGACCAGAAACCGCGTGGAGTTCATCGTCCAGTTGCTTTTCACGCGCTACGTCAACAAAATCCCCAAGCAGCTTGGCGTACTGATCGGTGAGGTCGAGGCAGATCACCTTGATGCCATCGGCGATCATGCGCTCGACGAGCTCAATGGCGAGGTAGCTTTTGCCGATTCCGAGGATGCCAAGGACGGCGGTGTTATGCGTCACGGCCGCCGACATATCGAGACCGACGCCGAAGCCCGTATTTGGAAAATGGCCGATGGTCGAGGCTGCGTCCGCCGCGCCCTCGTCGTCGCGCAGGAACACCGGCGCATTCATGCGCGGCAGCCATTTCACCGGCATGAATTTTCCAGCATCCGCATCCCATCGGCCGATCTTGCGCGCCTTGGCCCGCGCATAGCCGTAGGTGTTCTTCTGCTGGACGATCTCCTCGCGCGTCAGTCCGTCGATAATTTGAAAAATGACAAAGGAATCACCAATCCGCGCTTCCACCAACCGACCTTCGGATAAGTTGCGCTCCTCGGTCACCTCAAAGAGGACGTAGTCCAGACTTGTGTCGCTGACGACTACACCGCAAAGGCGATTGATCCACTGTATGGCAGGGACGTCCTCTAACTCCTCAGGGGTCGCGTTCAGCGCCAGCGCAGTCGCCGCGCCCTTCGAGTCCGGGAGGTTCCCGATCCTGTCCCGCAACCCGGCAGGCAGCGGAGCGGTCAGAACTCGCAGCAGATTTCCCTCGTCGCGACCGACATAGTTGAGCGCCACGCCAAGCATCCATGGTCCGTGGCTATCGGCGACCACGAGCGGCGTTCCCCGCTCCACATCGGCCTGACCCAGCTGCCGGACAAGCACGATGCCGGGCGACTGGTGTGCCGCAATCGCCCCCACGATCTGATCGGGACGGAGGACATTCCAATGCTCGCGCGCCCATCCAACGAAGTCCAAGACGGACTCTACCGGGCGCAGCACAACGATCATGGCCCACGTGCTCAGGATCGCGATGACCTCGTGGGGGCGGGTACGGTGAAACAGCCAGACGCATAGCAGGATCACGATAGTGAAGATGACGACTGGGCTGCCAAGGCTGCGAACAGCCCTATCGGCGAGGCGGACGACGGGGCGGGTTTCCATACCGATGGGGGGCCGGACCAGCAGGACGAGGACGGAGACGAGGCAAACGGCTGCGCAGAACACAATTGTCGTCCAAAGCAGCCACCAGTCGGCGCTCTCCGGCTGAACCGCGAGTGAGCTCGCGAGCAATGCCGCCAGCGCCATGAAAGAGTTCGTGGCCGAGTCCGCGGGCGGCGTGAAATGCGGGTTCAGGAGACGACTGCCGAACAGGAGGCTGGCGAACCCACTTAAGAGCCAGATGGAGTTTTCGTTAGGGGTGAAGCCCGAGACGACAACGAAGTACTGGATGATGCCGAGCACAGCCGCGTAGATCGCCAACCCGGCGACGCGGTGTTGCGTTTGCCGTTTTCCCTTCTCCAAATGCGCCCCCTCCAAACTATTCACTGAATACTTATCGGCGTCGCGCGTCTCAGCAATGAACTCTGAAAGAAAAACTACCCCACACAAAGATGAGGCGGCAGTATAGATTGTGTCAACCTCGCAGGGAAATGACGCAAGGGAGATCAGGCTGGCAGCTCCCGTTCAACCCGGCAATTTCGTAAAAGCCGAGGCATCGAGGCTTACGACCTGTAGGTGACGGACGCGGTGAAATCCGCCATTTCGTGGCCGATCCACAGATCAGCGGGCCTCGTAACGTCATGCGCGTGCTTCGGGGGACAGCGGCGACATGAACGCCGTCGAGATCGTAGAAGGCATATCGGAGCTGGCCGAGCAGCCGTCCCCGAAATACGCCTACGACCTAGAGCCGCTCGCCTGATTCAGTGCGAACGTGATTCCAGGGCAGAGTAGGCACAGGCTAGTAAATGACGATGTTCAAAGAGACCATCCGCACCCTCCGCCAGCTGGAAGGACAGACGCAGGTTTCTGTCCCGATCAGCGACGATGAGGAAGGCTACTTTGATCGCGAGTGCCCCTCCGCGGAATGTCTGTTCCAGTTCAAGATTTTTGGTGAGGATTGGAAGGAAAAGGTCAGGGATAAGGAGGTGTTCTGTCCCAACTGCGGCCACACAGCAGATTCCGGCAGTTGGTGGACGCAGGAGCAACTTAAGTACGCCAAGCAGGCGGCGCTTGCCCAGGTGAAGGCCAGTATAAGCGGCGCCTTGCGCCGTGATGCCAACCAATGGAATCGGCGGCAGCCGCGCAACAGCTTCATTTCCATGACGATGAAGGTCGATAACCGGCCGCAGCATGTGCCGCTGCCGTCCGCGGCGACCGAGCCTATGCGGCTCAAGATTACGTGCCCCACATGCGCCTGCCGCTATGCGGTGATTGGCGCGGCTTACTTCTGCCCGGCTTGCGGTCACAACGCGGCCGACCAGCAGTTTGCGCTGACCATCGGCGGAATCAGACAATCACTTGACGCGCTCGACGCAGTACGCGCCGCCGTCGCCGACCGCGATACGGCTGAAAACACCGTCCGATTGATTGTGGAAAACGGTCTGCAGAACGCGGTCACGGCCTTCCAGAGATGCGCCGAAGCCATCTTTGCTGGCTTACCCTCTGCGCCAAAAGCACGTCGCAACGCTTTCCAAAATCTGAGCGAGGGCGATCAGCTTTGGCAGGGCGCAACCGGGAAGGCGTACATCGATCATCTGGCTTCCAACGAATTGGCTGACTTGCAGCGCGCGTTCCAGCTGCGGCACTTGCTGGCGCACACGCAAGGACTTGTCGATCAGGACTATCTCTCCAAGAGCGGTGATACGCGGTACAGGATCGGCCAGCGTATTGTCGTGCGAGCCGATATGGTGCGCGATGTAACAGTCCTAATCGAAAAGCTGATTGGCGGCCTTCAGGCCGACGCAGGCGCGGCAGCGAGGCAGAAATGATGGTCGCGCAATGCCTCCGATAAACTACACGCGAACGGTCAATCCACTGCAATTCGAGGCCTTGGAGCCAAAGCGGTTCGAGGACCTGGTTCGCCAGCTCATCTACGACTTCCGAGTATGGCGACAGCTTGAGGCGACCGGAAGGTCTGGATCGGATGATGGCTTTGATGCGCGAGGTTGTGAGATCGTCGGGACCGGGTCAGCGGCGGAGCCTGTAGAAGAAGAAGGCGAACCATCAGTCCTAGAAGGAACGGACCGAATTTGGCTTGTTCAATGCAAGCGCGAGAAGTCCATCGGCCCTTCGAAGCTTATCGGCTATCTCGACACCATTCCCAAATCCGAGCGTCCGAATCTGTACGGCGTCATACTCGCCGCACCCGCAGATTTTTCCAAGAAGGCGCGCGATCAATTCAGGGACTGGTGTTCTGAAAACGGAATCTCCGAATGCTACCTGTGGGGCAGGGCCGAGCTCGAAGACGCGCTCTTCCAGCCCAAGAACGATCATCTTCTCTTTGCCTATTTCGGCTTGTCCCTCTCCATTCGGAAGCGCTCCGATCAAGCGAGGCTAAGGGCGCAGACGACGATCAAGCGCAAGATCAAACGCGCGTTCAGCGACAAAATCGAAGTGCTATTCCGCGACGTTGATGATCGCGAATATCCATTCGCACACCGCGAGAGAGACGATCACCGATGGTGGGTGTACCGCAACCTAAAACTCACGTTCCGGGGTCTGGAATGTGAGGCCAAACGGTTCTTCGCCTTCATCGACGATGACCAGACCCACTGGGACTATGCCAACGTACTCGATGATGCATCGCTAAGCTCGCACAGCGATCCTTGGCGGGGAAAGGACGGTGGCTCCCCCGAGAGACAAGAGCTTTGGGAGTTTTGGTCATCACTCCCGCGCGGTAATCAGGCGTGGCTGATCGTCAAGGGCGTCATCGCACTCGACAACATCCTCGAAGTGGACGAGATCGGCGACGACATCACCGGCAGCGTCCATATCTATGTGCGTACCGATCCCAGTCAGCCCCATCCGTTCTCGAATTTCTATCCCGAGTTCGCCACGGACGGATGGAGCGGTGCTCGCTCCACCGAACCCAGTCCCACTAACCGTATCGAAAAATTCCCGGCAAAGTTTCGGAAGCCTATGCCCGGTCAATCACAGACCTGATGCGCCGCCGAGGCCGAGCAAATCGTGTCGGTCCTGCCGAGGCGGCTATAAGCTTGCTCAAAACGGATCAGGAACTGACCGCGCCAGGACTGATCGCCAAGTGCCAGCCATGCTAGCGCATCATCGCCCTGCCGGCGCCAGCGGCAAGTCAAATCCTTCGTATACGAATGCGCCAGAGATCCCGTTCCGATACGCCGGGCCAGTTTTGGACGCCTATCCCCGACTCAGGGGGTCAATATTGCAGGCCCAATAAACAGCCCGCGTGGTTCATAGCCCCAATGGCACAGGCCGGGCGCGCCGCGCGCCCGGAAAG from Pseudorhodoplanes sp. includes these protein-coding regions:
- a CDS encoding DNA-primase RepB domain-containing protein, with the protein product MTHPLTVSAVTRAIEAIGTPVDLGMIFPPRPGEVRGRGYWQNRDLATSDVLALLPRACAANARGAHVYLRVRANTGGHPGVVLLDDVTAGNVARLTSNDFPPVLTVETSPGNFQVWIRLVPVGAWLSPELVQAALRHLIQTFDADPRAASAWQPGRVPGLTNRKDKYRQPNGLFPFVRVIHTAPGLVAPRAAALLAEIEPACASQARAGAGRRPEKAALSAPEIKMPLWKQLDVFRARAAKRIDGQLAAGRRPASSGSRSEIDFASAVEALAHGIDGSEIAAWLAQTRPDKDYSYAWRTVEAASMHLEGKSSYSPINPLG
- a CDS encoding ribbon-helix-helix protein, CopG family, yielding MTTDKKCRRSEKRQMQCTLLVRLDDQLANKLGAAARAGGSTRPAFVRALLLHHLEQETPAPASVTELQATAPVSRVTDIERLFATAGTHVGRQTGALVQLAKSVRANGGASSLHAEIEKLIIDARKTLACIRDALLEIKP
- a CDS encoding LPD7 domain-containing protein; this translates as MITGFCVHSGGTALARHLARHDNNESVSVATRGLAADTIKDGITELGLMSRGCGTKKPLIHVWASPTRLYSKGGWSRYWARFEKEFGLELQPYVEVTHIKLGLGGRTAEHKHRVYVRIRPDRTAIPYSHSHKRMEKLSRLAELDAGEPLTKGRHSRAVVKALERQGLELEAQALVNAGLTTGPLPVAPSPAERAAAEQKEDLAPDAIWMRAHSAWCRSNDAASFVAALQAEGLSIAEGSRGPVLVGPRGSVTSLRRAVSNGARRAGCDSVRKSDIRQRIADHILPALDDVLKSQPACPVDQLFSIVGLDRSIPVPDPKYPSAQVEENHSWSFANAAEPTSFDAPTTEDILLTPAQMAAAQAFEDALAYGSAEFAQKVLREIEAELATAQQEKIAEDKDLAQHLRQRVARLGGDPALPAIGIPGWRDAFKADLARLPRKIGPVLRWVEQREAGCCKITLRSGVTVITMPDRAVADQATDETVSVMISHAHARGWQEITVTGGTPEWREAITRAATRAGIAVVNHDLKLVEEEERQIMRKEMALELVNDGRMPGNR
- a CDS encoding DUF87 domain-containing protein, which codes for MEKGKRQTQHRVAGLAIYAAVLGIIQYFVVVSGFTPNENSIWLLSGFASLLFGSRLLNPHFTPPADSATNSFMALAALLASSLAVQPESADWWLLWTTIVFCAAVCLVSVLVLLVRPPIGMETRPVVRLADRAVRSLGSPVVIFTIVILLCVWLFHRTRPHEVIAILSTWAMIVVLRPVESVLDFVGWAREHWNVLRPDQIVGAIAAHQSPGIVLVRQLGQADVERGTPLVVADSHGPWMLGVALNYVGRDEGNLLRVLTAPLPAGLRDRIGNLPDSKGAATALALNATPEELEDVPAIQWINRLCGVVVSDTSLDYVLFEVTEERNLSEGRLVEARIGDSFVIFQIIDGLTREEIVQQKNTYGYARAKARKIGRWDADAGKFMPVKWLPRMNAPVFLRDDEGAADAASTIGHFPNTGFGVGLDMSAAVTHNTAVLGILGIGKSYLAIELVERMIADGIKVICLDLTDQYAKLLGDFVDVAREKQLDDELHAVSGRGKVEQNREEGGTVGRFSQKLTEQIRAFLAENGRNLRIVNPAAFDVWRQTGFKDFKTGDASMASLTPTEITALISDAALRVCQELGMTDQGRLCLVYEEAHSLVPEWNSVVAEGDKAATARTARAILQGRKYGLGCLLITQRTANVTKTILNQCNTIFAMRTFDDTGKEFLSNYIGGDYAGVLPSLEARHAVVFGKASSCENPVLVRLNDREAFVQRFRAIHPVPALPAAAMTPPAAAQAAQDGLGALSAPD